The following are encoded in a window of Caballeronia sp. NK8 genomic DNA:
- a CDS encoding ABC transporter substrate-binding protein: MTMKRIWACRVLSITTAAGLTGGGIDAASAAPPDALVAAAKQEGQLTTIALPHDWCGYGALIAAFEKKYGIHVNELNPDAGSGDEIEAIKANKGNKGPQAPDVIDVGLSFGPSAKNDGLLQPYKVATWDSIPAASKDADGYWYGDYYGVLAFEVNADMIDKPPADWGDLLKPEYKNAVSLAGDPRSANQAIQAVYAAGLSQGKGDATKADQAGLKFFADLNKSGNFVPVIGKAASLAQGTTPVIVRWDYNALADRDTLKGNPKVQVIVPKTGVVAGVYVQAISAYAPHPNAAKLWMEFLYSDEGQLGWLAGYCHPMRYNELVAQKKVPQALLAKLPPASAYSNAVFPTLEQQNATKDAVTKGWDQVVGANVK, translated from the coding sequence ATGACGATGAAGCGTATCTGGGCGTGCCGTGTCCTTTCGATCACCACAGCGGCGGGACTCACCGGGGGCGGCATCGACGCTGCATCGGCTGCCCCACCCGACGCGCTCGTCGCCGCCGCGAAGCAGGAAGGGCAGTTGACTACGATCGCATTGCCGCACGACTGGTGCGGCTACGGCGCGCTGATCGCCGCATTCGAGAAGAAGTACGGCATTCACGTCAACGAACTCAACCCGGACGCGGGCTCCGGCGACGAGATCGAAGCCATCAAGGCGAACAAGGGCAACAAGGGTCCGCAGGCGCCGGATGTAATCGACGTGGGTCTGTCGTTCGGCCCGTCCGCCAAGAATGACGGCTTGTTGCAGCCCTACAAGGTCGCGACGTGGGATTCGATCCCGGCTGCGTCCAAGGATGCCGACGGCTATTGGTATGGCGACTACTACGGCGTGCTCGCCTTCGAAGTCAACGCCGACATGATCGACAAGCCACCGGCCGATTGGGGCGATCTGCTCAAGCCGGAGTACAAGAATGCGGTCTCGCTCGCCGGCGATCCGCGCTCGGCCAATCAGGCCATTCAGGCGGTCTACGCTGCAGGCCTGTCGCAAGGCAAGGGCGATGCGACCAAGGCCGACCAGGCGGGCCTGAAGTTCTTCGCCGATCTGAACAAGAGCGGCAACTTCGTGCCGGTGATCGGCAAGGCGGCGTCGCTCGCGCAAGGCACGACACCGGTCATCGTGCGCTGGGATTACAACGCGCTTGCGGATCGGGACACGCTCAAGGGCAATCCGAAAGTGCAGGTGATCGTGCCGAAGACAGGCGTCGTGGCCGGCGTCTATGTGCAGGCGATCAGCGCCTATGCGCCTCATCCGAATGCTGCGAAACTGTGGATGGAATTCCTCTACTCCGATGAAGGGCAGCTCGGCTGGCTCGCCGGATATTGCCATCCGATGCGCTACAACGAACTCGTCGCGCAGAAGAAGGTGCCGCAGGCGCTGCTCGCGAAGCTGCCGCCCGCATCGGCCTATAGCAACGCCGTCTTTCCGACGCTCGAGCAGCAGAACGCCACGAAAGACGCCGTGACCAAAGGCTGGGATCAGGTCGTAGGCGCGAATGTGAAGTAG
- a CDS encoding LysR family transcriptional regulator, which produces MLDLKLLKTFVVAGDLLHFGRTAEALHSTQPGVTQHIARLEEQLGVQLLRRSKRAVSLTEAGKTLLRQASQMLALADRMHADARAMGDGLDGHLLIGLSSAIIHSTVPADIRAFRHAHPLIRISPTVESADRLYELLDASLVDVLVTTLPKRDDQLHNVKLQSRIEMGVALPSDHPLAKEPMLSIGDLAGEPFYTVPRDRHPEVYDSLTAIIRRRGRPARIVGHEISFTNLLARVALGDGVALVPSAYAGIATPGVNVVPISDASLSTLQTYLVYRRDRGEVAVEHFIRVMRERNGASGLRQTRVVNKRSLSKATK; this is translated from the coding sequence ATGCTCGACTTGAAGCTATTGAAGACGTTCGTGGTAGCGGGCGATCTGTTGCATTTTGGCCGTACCGCCGAGGCACTTCACTCGACGCAGCCCGGTGTGACGCAACACATTGCCCGGCTCGAAGAGCAACTAGGCGTCCAGTTACTTCGGCGCAGTAAGCGCGCCGTATCGCTCACCGAAGCGGGAAAGACACTACTTCGGCAGGCATCGCAAATGCTCGCGCTAGCGGATCGCATGCATGCCGATGCGCGCGCGATGGGCGATGGTTTGGACGGCCACCTGCTGATTGGACTTTCATCTGCGATCATTCATAGTACCGTGCCTGCGGATATCAGGGCCTTTCGCCACGCTCATCCGCTGATTCGAATATCCCCGACCGTCGAGAGTGCGGACCGTTTGTATGAGTTGCTCGATGCGTCGCTCGTCGACGTTCTCGTCACCACACTACCCAAGCGCGACGATCAACTCCACAACGTAAAACTCCAATCGCGCATCGAGATGGGAGTTGCATTGCCAAGCGATCATCCGCTCGCGAAAGAGCCGATGCTGTCGATCGGCGATCTTGCCGGTGAACCCTTCTACACGGTGCCGCGCGACCGTCATCCCGAGGTGTACGACAGTCTCACTGCCATCATCAGGCGGCGCGGCCGGCCGGCTCGCATCGTGGGTCATGAGATTTCTTTCACTAATCTGCTCGCGCGAGTAGCGCTTGGCGACGGCGTAGCACTCGTGCCTAGCGCCTACGCGGGCATCGCGACACCCGGCGTGAATGTCGTGCCGATCAGTGACGCATCATTGTCGACGCTTCAAACGTATCTGGTTTATCGGCGTGACCGTGGCGAGGTCGCCGTCGAACATTTTATTCGAGTGATGAGAGAGCGAAACGGTGCGTCAGGACTACGTCAAACGCGCGTCGTTAATAAGCGTTCGTTATCAAAGGCGACGAAATAA
- a CDS encoding Rrf2 family transcriptional regulator has protein sequence MSANSRLTIATHILTWMALVARRETDPVTSDRIAASVNTNPVVIRRMLGYLARAGLVESYRGVNAGWRLARRADEITLLDVFDALEEGAQFALHASKPSQRCPVGKGIGSPLSRVYDSIDHGMRTTLARKTIKAILTETLASKR, from the coding sequence ATGAGCGCAAATAGCCGCCTGACGATCGCAACACACATTCTCACCTGGATGGCGCTCGTCGCGCGCAGGGAAACCGATCCGGTCACGTCCGACCGCATCGCGGCGAGCGTGAACACCAATCCAGTGGTGATTCGCCGCATGCTCGGTTATCTGGCGAGGGCGGGTCTGGTCGAGAGCTATCGAGGCGTGAACGCGGGGTGGCGCCTCGCCAGACGGGCCGACGAGATTACCTTGCTCGATGTGTTCGATGCACTCGAAGAGGGCGCGCAGTTCGCGCTTCATGCTTCGAAACCCAGTCAACGATGTCCGGTGGGAAAGGGCATCGGTTCGCCGCTGAGCCGTGTGTATGACTCCATCGACCATGGCATGCGTACGACACTGGCCAGAAAAACAATCAAGGCGATTCTGACCGAGACGCTCGCATCCAAGCGATAA
- a CDS encoding Na/Pi cotransporter family protein, protein MLVLLNLLSGVALLVWGSHIVRTGILRVLGADLRAILGRSTRSRMRAFLAGIGVTSLVQSSNATAVIITSFAAQGLVPLTAGLTVMLGADVGTALMARVLTLDLSWLSPILILVGVPLFLTRKQTRAGQIGRTIIGLGLILLALHLIVEAAQPMTQGAGVRVMFGALTGDTMLDALVGAGFAMLSYSSLAAVLLTATLAQSGVISLKVALCLVVGANLGSGLLALLNALPQNAAARRLSAGSFAFKLAGAILILPFASLLARGLSVVISNPREAVVGFHVIYNVVRCCACVTLVDRVAAISRRLLPDRAVATGELRPLYLDPAGLATPSLALANASREVLRIGDIVRVMLDNVSNLFRSNDLAVARETMRMDDDVDQLYAEVKSYLTLISREQLDQAESRRWTDVISLTINLEHAGDIIERIVGDIEEKKISQRLAFSEQGLGELDDLHARLVSNLRLGLSVFLNNDLRCAEQLLAEKERFRDLERAYSHKHLDRLAGQTLRSIETSALHLDLISNMKRLNSLFCSTAYPVLEAAGALHDTRLRKRSLDTLHVKE, encoded by the coding sequence GTGCTGGTTCTTCTCAATCTGCTCTCCGGCGTCGCCCTTCTCGTGTGGGGCTCGCATATCGTCCGTACTGGCATTCTCCGGGTGCTCGGAGCCGATCTCCGCGCGATTCTCGGGCGTAGCACCCGAAGCAGAATGCGCGCGTTTCTCGCGGGCATCGGCGTAACCAGCCTCGTACAGAGCAGCAATGCCACAGCCGTCATCATCACGTCGTTCGCCGCGCAAGGGCTCGTTCCGCTGACGGCCGGACTGACCGTCATGCTCGGCGCGGATGTCGGCACCGCGCTCATGGCGCGCGTGCTCACGCTCGATCTGTCGTGGCTTTCGCCGATTCTCATCCTCGTCGGCGTGCCCTTGTTCCTCACGCGCAAGCAGACCCGGGCCGGACAGATCGGGCGCACGATCATCGGGCTCGGACTGATTCTTCTCGCGCTTCATCTGATCGTCGAGGCAGCGCAGCCGATGACGCAGGGCGCCGGCGTGCGCGTGATGTTCGGCGCCCTCACCGGCGACACGATGCTCGATGCGCTCGTGGGCGCTGGTTTCGCGATGCTCTCGTACTCGAGTCTCGCCGCCGTCCTGCTGACGGCGACACTGGCCCAGTCAGGGGTGATCTCGCTTAAGGTCGCGCTGTGTCTGGTCGTCGGCGCGAATCTCGGCAGCGGACTGCTGGCCCTGCTCAACGCCTTGCCGCAGAACGCGGCGGCGCGGCGTCTTTCCGCAGGCAGCTTTGCGTTCAAACTGGCGGGCGCGATCCTCATCTTGCCGTTCGCATCGCTGCTCGCGCGCGGCCTTTCGGTCGTGATATCGAATCCGCGCGAAGCGGTGGTCGGATTTCACGTGATCTACAACGTCGTGCGCTGCTGCGCCTGCGTCACGCTGGTCGATCGCGTCGCCGCGATCAGCCGACGCCTGCTGCCCGATCGCGCAGTCGCGACAGGCGAGTTGCGTCCGCTTTACCTCGATCCTGCCGGGCTTGCGACGCCGAGCCTCGCGCTCGCGAACGCGTCGCGGGAAGTGCTGCGCATCGGCGACATCGTGCGCGTCATGCTCGACAACGTGTCGAATCTCTTCAGAAGCAATGATCTCGCCGTCGCGCGCGAAACGATGCGGATGGACGACGACGTCGACCAGCTCTATGCGGAAGTGAAAAGCTATCTGACACTGATCTCTCGCGAGCAACTCGACCAGGCGGAAAGCCGCCGCTGGACCGACGTCATTTCGCTGACGATCAATCTCGAACACGCCGGAGACATCATCGAACGAATCGTGGGCGATATCGAAGAGAAGAAGATTTCCCAGCGTCTCGCCTTCTCGGAGCAGGGTCTCGGCGAACTCGACGATCTGCATGCGCGACTCGTGAGCAATCTGCGGCTCGGACTGTCGGTGTTCCTCAACAACGACCTGCGATGCGCCGAGCAATTGCTGGCGGAAAAGGAGCGCTTCCGCGATCTCGAACGGGCGTATTCGCACAAGCATCTGGACCGTCTCGCGGGGCAGACCTTGCGCAGCATCGAGACCAGCGCGCTGCACCTCGATCTCATCAGCAATATGAAGCGATTGAATTCGCTCTTCTGCTCGACGGCGTATCCGGTGCTCGAAGCGGCCGGCGCGCTGCACGATACCCGCCTGCGCAAGCGTTCTCTAGACACGCTGCACGTCAAGGAGTGA
- a CDS encoding alkene reductase, with protein sequence MPTLFDPVQIGALRLRNRIVMAPLTRMRAFDERAPGPLNAHHYALRATAGLIISEATSVTPQGVGYPNTPGIWSEKQVEGWTKLVSAVHDVGGLIVSQLWHVGRVSDPVYHDGQPPVAPSAIAPQGHVNRVRPMRPYAVPRALLTEEIPGIVEDFRRGAENAKRSGFDGVELHAANGYLFDQFLHDGSNQRTDRYGGSIENRARFLLEAVDALLTVWPADRIGVHLNLMSSSYSMHDSNPRALFAYVAEQLDKRHIAFIFARESIERGDERIGRAVRRIFKGAFILNEGLTKESAERAIARGEGDAAAFGRPFVANPDLVERFRRGARLNEVDVETIYRDDEAGYNDYPLLGEVAA encoded by the coding sequence ATGCCGACACTCTTTGACCCCGTCCAGATCGGCGCGCTCAGGTTACGAAACCGTATCGTCATGGCGCCGCTCACGCGCATGCGTGCCTTCGATGAACGTGCTCCGGGCCCGCTCAATGCACATCACTACGCACTGCGCGCAACGGCCGGTCTGATCATTAGCGAAGCGACGTCGGTGACGCCGCAGGGCGTCGGATATCCGAACACGCCGGGCATCTGGAGCGAGAAGCAGGTTGAAGGATGGACAAAACTCGTTTCCGCCGTTCACGATGTGGGCGGCTTGATCGTGTCGCAACTCTGGCATGTCGGTCGAGTGTCGGACCCGGTCTACCATGACGGACAGCCACCGGTTGCGCCGAGCGCAATCGCACCGCAAGGTCATGTCAATCGCGTTCGGCCCATGCGTCCCTACGCCGTTCCGCGCGCGCTTCTGACTGAGGAAATTCCCGGCATCGTCGAGGATTTTCGCCGCGGCGCTGAAAACGCGAAACGGTCCGGCTTCGATGGCGTCGAACTGCATGCGGCGAACGGCTATCTTTTCGATCAGTTTCTTCATGACGGATCGAACCAGAGAACGGATCGCTACGGCGGATCGATCGAGAACCGCGCACGCTTTCTGCTGGAGGCGGTCGATGCGCTGCTGACCGTCTGGCCCGCCGATCGCATCGGCGTGCATCTGAACTTGATGTCGAGTTCATATTCGATGCATGATTCCAATCCCCGCGCACTGTTTGCCTATGTGGCAGAGCAGCTCGATAAGCGTCACATTGCTTTTATTTTTGCTCGCGAATCGATTGAGCGCGGGGATGAGCGCATTGGGCGTGCAGTGCGGCGCATCTTCAAGGGTGCGTTCATTCTCAACGAGGGGCTGACGAAGGAAAGTGCCGAACGTGCCATCGCACGCGGGGAGGGAGATGCTGCGGCGTTCGGTCGTCCCTTCGTGGCGAATCCGGACCTGGTCGAGCGCTTCAGACGCGGCGCACGGCTCAACGAGGTCGATGTGGAAACGATTTATCGGGACGACGAGGCTGGGTATAACGATTATCCGTTGCTGGGGGAGGTTGCTGCGTGA
- a CDS encoding YbaK/EbsC family protein — protein sequence MLTPDYLSKLKLVPESERFARLPERVGNSIADLDVVVFNVPDDASDTDACMARYDIPVEDNANTIIVRFKKNGAEHLAAIVALADKRIDVNGAARRALEASRISFASRDDAVNASGMEYGGITAFGLPVGWRILVDAAVLERKMIVMGAGIREAKLLLPPSALLSLSGVSVVSLAKPNS from the coding sequence ATGCTAACCCCCGACTATCTTTCCAAACTAAAACTCGTTCCGGAGAGCGAACGCTTCGCTCGGTTACCCGAACGGGTCGGCAATTCGATTGCTGATCTGGACGTCGTTGTGTTCAACGTGCCCGACGATGCATCGGATACCGATGCATGCATGGCTCGTTACGATATTCCGGTTGAAGACAATGCCAACACCATCATCGTGCGATTCAAGAAGAATGGCGCTGAGCACCTTGCGGCGATAGTTGCGCTCGCGGACAAACGAATCGACGTCAATGGCGCTGCCCGGAGAGCGCTAGAGGCAAGCCGCATATCGTTCGCTTCCCGCGACGACGCTGTCAACGCTTCTGGAATGGAATACGGTGGTATCACGGCGTTTGGTCTGCCTGTCGGCTGGCGAATACTGGTGGATGCGGCTGTGCTGGAGCGGAAGATGATTGTCATGGGCGCTGGAATACGAGAGGCGAAGCTTCTCTTGCCACCTTCAGCGTTGTTGAGTCTCTCAGGTGTTAGCGTGGTCTCACTGGCCAAGCCGAATTCGTAA
- the hutH gene encoding histidine ammonia-lyase translates to MNIDIVPGANTLADWYAVYAQGATALLGDAARINVMRSAAMVDEMIAKGDPVYGVNTGFGNLSNRRIDAADLHTLQENLVLSHTVGVGDPLPEGVVRLVIALKLAALSLGASGVRGEVVGLLEQMLVRGVLPMIPGQGSVGASGDLAPLAHLSAVMIGRGRATFNGELLSGADALSRAGLNPVRFGPKEGLAMLNGTQVSTALCLAGMFEIWRVVQSSLAVAALTFEGALGSTAPLDPRIHALKPHRGQVEVAAALRNLLKESEFRELQRIKGRLQDPYSLRCIPQVMGACHEVFRFACAMLETEARSASDNPLILVDNGDVISGGNFHAEPVAFVADALANVAAETGGMAERRIAFLLDGSMSGLPPFLTGTSGLTSGFMSLQITAAALVAENRQRSHPASVESVPTVGNQEDHVSMATHGARRLLDMARNANSIVAIELLAATEAMDCHGALRSCATLELLRSAVRERVPSMATDWEFSSALDHAQSLVSSGELARLAGLDLVPRFET, encoded by the coding sequence ATGAATATCGATATCGTGCCAGGCGCGAACACGCTTGCGGACTGGTACGCCGTTTACGCTCAAGGCGCAACCGCGTTACTGGGTGATGCGGCCCGCATCAACGTCATGCGCTCGGCGGCGATGGTTGACGAAATGATTGCGAAGGGCGACCCCGTGTATGGGGTGAATACCGGTTTCGGCAATCTGTCGAATCGACGGATTGATGCAGCCGACCTGCATACGTTGCAGGAGAATCTCGTTCTTTCGCATACGGTCGGCGTGGGCGATCCACTGCCGGAGGGTGTCGTGCGCCTCGTTATCGCGCTCAAGCTGGCGGCGCTGTCGTTGGGTGCATCCGGTGTGCGCGGCGAAGTCGTCGGGTTGCTCGAACAGATGCTGGTGCGAGGTGTGTTGCCGATGATACCGGGGCAGGGTTCGGTCGGTGCATCCGGAGATCTTGCGCCGCTGGCCCATCTCTCGGCGGTGATGATCGGCCGGGGCCGCGCGACATTCAACGGCGAGCTGCTGAGCGGCGCGGACGCATTGTCGCGCGCTGGACTGAATCCTGTCCGATTCGGTCCGAAGGAAGGACTCGCGATGCTGAATGGCACGCAAGTATCCACGGCCTTGTGCCTCGCTGGAATGTTCGAAATCTGGCGCGTTGTGCAATCGTCACTGGCCGTTGCAGCGCTGACCTTCGAGGGCGCGCTTGGGTCGACCGCGCCTCTCGATCCGCGCATTCACGCGCTCAAGCCGCATCGCGGGCAGGTCGAGGTCGCCGCTGCTTTGCGCAATTTGCTCAAGGAAAGTGAGTTCCGCGAGTTGCAACGCATTAAGGGACGCTTGCAGGATCCCTACAGCTTGCGCTGCATTCCTCAGGTGATGGGCGCATGCCATGAAGTGTTTCGCTTCGCCTGTGCGATGCTTGAAACCGAGGCGCGCAGCGCGTCGGACAACCCGCTGATCCTCGTCGATAACGGTGACGTCATCTCTGGCGGCAACTTTCATGCGGAACCCGTCGCGTTCGTCGCCGATGCGCTTGCAAACGTCGCGGCCGAGACCGGCGGCATGGCCGAGCGGCGTATCGCATTCCTGCTCGATGGATCGATGAGTGGTTTGCCGCCATTTCTGACGGGCACCAGCGGACTGACGTCTGGTTTCATGAGCCTGCAGATCACGGCGGCTGCGCTCGTAGCGGAAAACCGTCAACGTTCGCATCCCGCGTCGGTCGAGAGCGTTCCGACGGTGGGCAATCAGGAAGATCATGTATCGATGGCTACGCACGGTGCGCGCCGTCTTCTGGATATGGCGCGCAACGCGAATTCGATCGTCGCAATCGAGCTTCTCGCCGCAACGGAAGCGATGGATTGTCACGGTGCGTTGCGCTCGTGCGCGACGCTCGAATTGCTTCGTTCCGCCGTGCGCGAGCGCGTGCCCTCGATGGCCACGGACTGGGAGTTCTCTAGCGCGCTGGACCATGCACAGTCGCTTGTGAGCAGCGGCGAACTCGCGAGGCTCGCTGGATTGGATCTCGTACCACGTTTCGAAACATGA
- a CDS encoding ABC transporter permease subunit produces MSASPQPGASGPDLLTPAAPAPKSGPARAGAETSWLTYAGVLPFFAFALLFLLLPTAFLMIGAFQDAQGHFTLANLRELFQPAVLDAYWISVKVSVASAAGGALFGTLLAWAAVQGRLPAWMRPTLMTFSGVASNFAGVPLAFAFICTLGRVGLVTVLARKYLGFNLYSTGFSILSFLGLTITYLYFQIPLMVLILTPALDGLKREWREACDCLGGTAAQYWRHIGLPVLWPSLLGATLLLFANAFGAVATAYALTGSSLNIVPILLYAQIRGDVLHNQNLGYALALGMIVVTGLSNGGYIWLRARAERGRR; encoded by the coding sequence ATGAGCGCATCGCCGCAACCGGGCGCGTCGGGCCCGGACTTGCTGACGCCGGCCGCGCCCGCGCCGAAGTCCGGACCCGCGCGCGCTGGCGCCGAAACGAGCTGGCTGACGTATGCGGGCGTCCTGCCGTTTTTCGCGTTCGCGCTGCTGTTTCTTTTGCTGCCCACCGCCTTTCTGATGATCGGCGCGTTTCAGGACGCGCAGGGCCACTTCACGCTGGCGAACCTGCGCGAACTGTTTCAGCCAGCCGTGCTGGATGCCTACTGGATCAGCGTGAAAGTAAGCGTTGCTTCTGCAGCGGGCGGCGCGCTCTTCGGGACATTGCTCGCGTGGGCCGCGGTGCAGGGCCGCTTGCCCGCGTGGATGCGCCCGACGCTCATGACCTTTTCAGGCGTCGCGTCCAACTTCGCGGGCGTGCCGCTCGCCTTCGCGTTCATCTGCACATTGGGGCGGGTGGGGCTTGTCACTGTGCTGGCGAGAAAATACCTCGGCTTCAACCTCTATTCCACCGGCTTCAGCATTCTCAGTTTCCTCGGGCTGACCATCACATACCTGTATTTCCAGATTCCGTTGATGGTGCTCATTCTCACGCCAGCGCTCGATGGTCTGAAACGCGAGTGGCGCGAAGCGTGCGACTGCCTGGGCGGCACGGCGGCGCAGTACTGGCGCCATATCGGCTTGCCGGTGTTGTGGCCGAGCCTCCTCGGGGCGACGCTGCTTCTGTTCGCCAACGCATTCGGCGCGGTGGCCACGGCGTATGCATTGACCGGCAGCTCGCTCAACATCGTGCCGATTCTGCTGTACGCGCAGATTCGCGGCGACGTTCTGCACAACCAGAATCTCGGTTACGCGCTCGCGCTCGGCATGATCGTGGTCACGGGACTGTCGAACGGCGGCTACATCTGGCTGCGCGCGAGAGCCGAAAGGGGACGCCGATGA